In Alphaproteobacteria bacterium, the DNA window TGAACCGGCAGCGGGTTGATCCCCGCATCCTCGATCTTGTGCCATTTGCCGTCATAGGTGACCAGTTCGTTGGACCAGAGCTGGCGCATGACGTCGATCTGTTCCTCCACGCGCCGACCGCGGTTATGGAAATCCTGGTGCAGCGCATCGAATTCCATCTTGTTCCACCCGATGCCGACGCCCAGCCGCAACCGTCCGCCGCTCAGAACGTCGAGTTCAGCCGCCTGCTTGGCGACAAGCGCGGTCTGGCGCTGCGGCAGGATCAGGATCGCGGTGGTCAGCTGAACCTTCTTTGTCAGCGCCGCGATATAGGTCAGGAAGATCAGCGGCTCATGGAACATGTTTTCGCGCGCGTAGAAGGCGCGCCAGTCATGCGCGACCGGGGTGCCCTGCTGCAGGACATGGTCGATAAGGGTCAGGTGTTCGTATCCCATATCCTCGATCGCCTGGACGAAATCGCGGATGGCGACAGGATCGGTGCCGATTTCAGTGGTCGGAATGGAAACGCCGATTTGCATGATGGTGCCTCTCTGTTCGAAGTTGGCGCAATCCTGAAGAATGTGACATGGCAATGCAAGGAAGCAGCATGTTCAAACGTGCCGGTTCCGTAATCGAAGTTCGCCGCTATCGGGCCAGCCGGCCACCAACGCCCTGTATGACGGGCCGTCGTAACGGAAAGGCGCGAACTGCACCGTTGAGCGCGCCATTTCCGTTGTTTGGCAACCGGGTCCGCCAAGTTATAACAAGCACAGGATGAAATCACGAACGCGCCGCTGGAATGTACGGGAGACTGAGAAAATGAAAATGAAAGCCGCTGTCCTGCGCCGGACGGACGCCCCGCAGCCCTTTGCCGAGAGCAAGCCGCTCAGCATCGAGGAAGTGATCCTCGACCCGCCGGGCCAGAACGAGGTTCTGGTGAAGATCGGCGGCGCCGGGCTCTGTCACTCGGATCTGTCCGTCATCAACGGCGCCAGGCCGCGGCCGGTGCCGCTGGTCCTGGGGCATGAAGGGGCCGGTACGGTCGTCGAAACCGGGCCGGGGATAACCGATGTCGCGGAAGGCGATCATATCGTCTTCCAGTTCAGTCCCAGCTGCGGACGCTGCCGCCGCTGTCTCGAAGGGCGGCCGCAGGTCTGCGAAACCGGGGCGCGGACCAAGGCCGTCGGGGACCTGATGGGCGGCGGCCGCCGGCTGCATGACGCGGATGGCGGCTCGCTGGCGCATCATACGGGCGTCTCCTGTTTCGCCGAGTACGCAGTGGTCGACCGGGGGTCCATTGTCGTGATCGACAAGGAATTGCCGCTATACGAGGCGGCGCTGTTCGGCTGCGCGGTCATGACCGGCGTCGGCGCCGTGATCAACACGGCGCGTATCCTGCCGGGCGACAGCGTGGCGATCATCGGCCTTGGCGGCGTCGGGATGAACGGGTTGCTGGGGGCGAAACTGGGCGGCGCCGAAACCATCATCGCCATCGACCTGAACGACGACAAGCTTGGCCTCGCGCGGCAGCTCGGCGCGACCCATACAGTGAATGCGGCCGACCCGAAATGCGTCGAGCAGGTGCGCGACCTGACCAATGGCGGCGTCGACTTCGCCGTCGACCTGGCCGGCGCCATTCCGGCGATGAAGACCGCCTATGCGGTCACCCGTTATGGCGGCACGGTGGTCACGGCGGGCCTGTCGCCCTCCACGGCCGAATTCTCCTTCAACCAGGGCAATCTGGTGGCGGAGGAAAAGTCGATCAAGGGCAGCTATATGGGCAGCTGCGTGCCGGTACGGGATATCCCGCGCTTCATCAGCCTGTACCGCCAGGGTCGCCTGCCGATTGACAAGCTGATCAACGAACATGTCGGCTTCGACGGGATCAATGCCGGTTTCGACAAGTTGCAGAGCGGCGCGACGATCCGCCAGATTCTGGTGCCGCACGGCTAGACGGGGAATACCAATGTCGGGAGCTCTGGACGGGTTCAGGATTATCGATCTGACGACCATGATCGCCGGACCCTGGGCGACCATGATCCTGGGCGACCAGGGCGCCGATATCGTCAAGGTCGAATCCCGTGGCGGCGGCGACCATGTCCGTTCCGGCGGCAATCGCCGGGCGGGGCTGGCCGCGCATTTTCTCAACAACAACCGCAACAAGCGTTCGATTTCGATGGATCTGAAGGATCCGCGCGGACGCGACGCCCTGTTGCGGCTGGCGGCGGGGGCCGATGTGGTGGTGCAGAATTTCCGCCCCGGTGTCGTGGAACGGCTCGGCATCGACGAACCGGCGGTACGGGCGGTCGCGCCGGATATCATTTATGTGTCGATCAGCGGCTTCGGTGAAACCGGGCCGTATTCGGGCAAGCCGGTCTACGATCCCATCGTGCAGGCGGTTTCCGGGCTGGCGTCGGTCCAGGGCGGCGCGGATGAACGGCGGCCCCGGTTGATCCGGACCATCGTGCCCGACAAGGTGACGGCAATCACGGCGTCGCAGGCGATCACGGCGGCCCTGCTCGCGCGGGAACGGACGGGGCAGGGGCAGCATGTTCGCCTGTCGATGGTCGATGCGGTTATCGCCTTCCTCTGGGCCTCGGACATGGGCAGCCAGACCTTTCCCGACCAGGAAATCAGCGAACAGCGCGCCGCCAGCTTCGTCGACCTGATCTATGAAACCAGTGACGGTTATATGAGCGTTGCGGTGATGACGGACCGCCAGTGGTCGGGTCTTTGCCGGGCGCTGGAACAGCCGGACTGGCTGACCGACGAACGGTTTACAACACCGGCGCTGCGCGACCAGAATATCGACGAACGGCTGTCGGTGACGCAGGAGGTGCTGGCGACGCGTACGACGGATGAATGGATGGAACGACTTGAAGCGGAGCACGTGCCCTGCGCGCCGGTACTGCATCGCAGACAACTGATCGACCATCCGCAGATTCTGGCCAACGGGATCATTGTTGAAACAGAGCATCCCCTGGCGGGACGCCTGCGTCAGGCGCGTCCGGCGGCGCGCTTCGAAAGGACACCGTCATCGATCCGGCGCGGTGCGCCGCTGCTGGGGGAACAGACCGATGAATTGCTGCGCGAGGCCGGGTTCGCGGCCGATGAAATCGCGGCGTTGCGCGCCGCTGCTGTCGTGGGGGAATGATGCCACAGAAAAAGCCGGCGCTGAGTCTCGTCGCGATGCCGGGGCGACGAATTGCGACACTGGAACTTGCCCGTGAAATCGAGGCGCGCGGCTTTTCCGGAATCTACTGTCCCAGCATCTCGGGCGGGCTGGCCTTGTGCGAGGGGATCGCCCAGGTGACCGAAACGATCCGGTTCGGGACCTCGGTTTCGCCGATCTATACGCGTCCACCGCTGGACTATGCGCAGAACGCGAGCTTTGTCCACGAGGTTTCCGGCGGCCGGTTTACCTTCGGTATCGGTGTCAGCCATGTTCCGTCCATGTCGCGCATGGGGATTCAGGTGGGCAAACCCGTGCCGGATATGCGGGCCTTCGTCACCGCCTATAGGGAGGTAACGGGAGTCGGGGAAAAACCGCCACTGGTGCTGGCCACCCTGCGCAAGCGCATGATCGGCCTTGCCGGGGAAATCGGGGACGGCATGGTCTTCGCCAATGGCGCCCGGTCGCATATGACGGAGTCGCTCTCCGTCCTGCCGCGAGAAAAGCGCAGCGATCCCGGCTTTTACATCGGCAACATGATTCCGACCTGTATTACCGATGATATCGAGGCGGCGCGCGCCGTGCACCGGCGGAACCTGACCCATTACGCCAGGCTGCCGAATTACCGGAATTACTGGCGCGAGGCGGGATACGAGGAGGAGATGGCGGCTATCGACGACGCTATTATCGCCGGCGAGGAAGAACAGATACCCAAACTTCTGACAGATCGGTGGCTGGACGACATCACGCTGTCAGGTTCGGTGCCGCAGATTCGCGACGGGCTGGATGCCTGGTATGAGGCGGGCATCGGTACGCCCATCCTGGTGCCTTCATCGGCGGCGGGCAACCAGATCAAGGCATTCCAGGAAATGTTTGCGGCGTTCGACGACTAGACCGGATCGTGTTTGATTGAAATCGCCTCTGGCGATCCAGCCAGACACGTGAATCACTTGTGAGCAGCAGGTCGACACGGCCCGCTGTCGCAAGGAGTTCCAGCGCCGTATTGCCGTCGTTCGCCGCGAAGTCCGTG includes these proteins:
- a CDS encoding LLM class F420-dependent oxidoreductase, encoding MQIGVSIPTTEIGTDPVAIRDFVQAIEDMGYEHLTLIDHVLQQGTPVAHDWRAFYARENMFHEPLIFLTYIAALTKKVQLTTAILILPQRQTALVAKQAAELDVLSGGRLRLGVGIGWNKMEFDALHQDFHNRGRRVEEQIDVMRQLWSNELVTYDGKWHKIEDAGINPLPVQRPIPVWIGGFVEPAIARAGRIADGLLANPRVGPGDEAKRHYEIFHEAAIKAGRDVKKIGYETTILTEDRGPQAWAADAETWKQMGATHVTVRTMASGLSSNEKHLEQLRKFKENYPG
- a CDS encoding zinc-dependent alcohol dehydrogenase family protein yields the protein MKMKAAVLRRTDAPQPFAESKPLSIEEVILDPPGQNEVLVKIGGAGLCHSDLSVINGARPRPVPLVLGHEGAGTVVETGPGITDVAEGDHIVFQFSPSCGRCRRCLEGRPQVCETGARTKAVGDLMGGGRRLHDADGGSLAHHTGVSCFAEYAVVDRGSIVVIDKELPLYEAALFGCAVMTGVGAVINTARILPGDSVAIIGLGGVGMNGLLGAKLGGAETIIAIDLNDDKLGLARQLGATHTVNAADPKCVEQVRDLTNGGVDFAVDLAGAIPAMKTAYAVTRYGGTVVTAGLSPSTAEFSFNQGNLVAEEKSIKGSYMGSCVPVRDIPRFISLYRQGRLPIDKLINEHVGFDGINAGFDKLQSGATIRQILVPHG
- a CDS encoding CoA transferase gives rise to the protein MSGALDGFRIIDLTTMIAGPWATMILGDQGADIVKVESRGGGDHVRSGGNRRAGLAAHFLNNNRNKRSISMDLKDPRGRDALLRLAAGADVVVQNFRPGVVERLGIDEPAVRAVAPDIIYVSISGFGETGPYSGKPVYDPIVQAVSGLASVQGGADERRPRLIRTIVPDKVTAITASQAITAALLARERTGQGQHVRLSMVDAVIAFLWASDMGSQTFPDQEISEQRAASFVDLIYETSDGYMSVAVMTDRQWSGLCRALEQPDWLTDERFTTPALRDQNIDERLSVTQEVLATRTTDEWMERLEAEHVPCAPVLHRRQLIDHPQILANGIIVETEHPLAGRLRQARPAARFERTPSSIRRGAPLLGEQTDELLREAGFAADEIAALRAAAVVGE
- a CDS encoding LLM class flavin-dependent oxidoreductase, whose amino-acid sequence is MMPQKKPALSLVAMPGRRIATLELAREIEARGFSGIYCPSISGGLALCEGIAQVTETIRFGTSVSPIYTRPPLDYAQNASFVHEVSGGRFTFGIGVSHVPSMSRMGIQVGKPVPDMRAFVTAYREVTGVGEKPPLVLATLRKRMIGLAGEIGDGMVFANGARSHMTESLSVLPREKRSDPGFYIGNMIPTCITDDIEAARAVHRRNLTHYARLPNYRNYWREAGYEEEMAAIDDAIIAGEEEQIPKLLTDRWLDDITLSGSVPQIRDGLDAWYEAGIGTPILVPSSAAGNQIKAFQEMFAAFDD